aatattgatataaattttaatacaaattttcaattttgatagaTAATTATGATGTTTTCTCAACCTTTCTGTTTGGGATATAGAAGATAATGGTGTATTTATGAGAGTTTCTTTTATTTCGGACATTTTTTCAGATATATCTGTGGGTATTCTATTTTCGTCATTCAACATTTTTAGTCttttaaatatcatttctaGTCTAGCgtctaaaacaaaatttacatcTTGACAAAACGTATTTTGAATATCAttaaagtattgaaaaatacttgaatatttaaaaaaaaaaaatagtactaATTCGTTTATGTAacaagtttttgtttatattatatttaagtatgttttatatttattattcgttCAAATACTTACTTTCCTCTCTGAGTACAAGGGTTCTTTCTTTAAGATAATCTGTATATAGTTGAAGTTCTGCTAATATGTTTTTACCAGCCATTATTTATAGAATGAGATCAAATCAAAGAAACATTCACcgtagttataattttttatattattaaaataaaaattgtttttttggcAGTTTTTcattacaacaaaaacatttcaatacGAAACTTTCAAAGTTTTGACATTTGACTGTACCTGTCAACGTACTCGAGGCATTTTTTTCGAGATGTCATCCATCAATGGATTATAAAAGGTGCGTTCCAATTGACGCTTATAATTATTGTAACATTTTGTATCGTCCTAATCCATTTCGCCCATTaaatattgttggaaaaataattcacttttcaCAATTGCAAAACTGATTTAAGTTCCACTTATAATAAAGTATACAagttattcaataattattttttttataattaatattataatggtAACTTACCTGTCTTTAtcaaacactctgtatataccGAAGTAAATGCAAAACATGACAATTTTAATTCTCTACACCTTGTATATCAAAATTCagtcatatttgaaaaaacatcagagatgtatattattatatagggtgttttattaGATAAAACACATTCTGGCTTcattaaacaccctgtatatactgAAGTAAGTTCAAAAcgtgaaaattttgattctctGAACCTTGTATATCAACATTcagtcatatttttgaaaacattagagatatacataattatatagggtgttttattaGATAAAACACATTCTCGCTTTATTAAACTCCCTGTATATACCGATGTAAGTTCAAAAcgtgaaaattttgattctctGCACTTTGTATATCAACATTcagtcatatttttgaaaacagagATATACATACTTATATAGGGTATTTTATTAGATAAAACACATTCTGGCTTTATTAAACACCCTGTAATTTACAAAACAACTtccatgaaaataaaaaatattctcccTTGTATTTATAGACGTAACAAAGCTACAATACAACTATGAATGTTGACATTCcgaaaaattattacttttcaggagaaatggaaaaattcaagTTTCGAAGCAtcaaatactaaacaaaaaaaatactaaatcgtgtaatatcaattttttaatgacaCTTAGTAAAAATATGAGCaactgtataaaaaaaaaagaagaatcacgCGAATATAAAAAACGTATCTTTATTTTTACTCAATTTCGATTTGAATTTCCTTCGATAGCAATTACTGGAAAATCGATTTTCTTTCCTCGATTACTTTACGTCAACAATTTTCTTCTCGATTCAATATACATTTCGAAAATTAGTGTGCTTACCCTATATATCCGGTACCTTACTCAAtcgtagaaaaattattatttttttttttaaatcacagGTTGGTACCATTTAATTTCACTATTCAAACAACCGCTGACTAACTGATGATGTAACGGACTGAATTTACAAGAAACTACAACGTCTTTGTGATAATCGTTCATTTCAATGACGGTTTTGAGTTGTTGCGGATTATCCGGTATGCAACAGGATAATTCGCTGCAATTATCATTGAAAGCCAACATCCTGATACCTCGATCGAAAGGCGAACAAATCACTCTACCGTCCGATGAAAAACACAATTCTTTGATGAAACCTTTACCGACGTTCTTCTCTTTGATATAGTGCGTCATCCTCGGTAGATTCCTCACGATTTTGTTGCTATGTTCGGGATGTTGACGGAAATAAGTGTTGAAAGACGAATTTACACCTAAAACATAAAGTTTATTCGAATATAATCATCATAGAACAAATTTAAATCACTTTCTCATCACTGTAGTGATCAGTATAATAAGTTTTCAATAGTTTCTTACTGAAAAATCACCCTGTAGACGAAATGATACTATATCTGGATACTTTATAATGTATTCCTTCCCTTTAGGTTCATTAATTcacatcaaaacatttttttctgttagtttCAATGCAACCCTCTCTCTAATCGCTAAAATGATCAGTATTGCatgtttttggttaaaaatccACCCTGTAGACGACATGATACTACATATGGATCCAGTATTATGTATTACTACCCTTTAGGTCATCAATTTATCCGTATAACCATGTGACAACAAAATTCTACTTACCAATAAGACCTGTATTCAAAATACCCATCGTAGGcacttgaaaattttcgaaaatattctgAGTAACTTGGCTAAAATCTCTATTGTGATTACTGTATTCTTCCAATGAAATATAACCCATCCATAGATCCGTGGGACGGTTATTTGTTTCGTTATCTTGTTCAGATCCTTCTGGTAATTCTTCAGAAACATAAGTAAAAGCGTTCTCGTAATCTTTGGGATCCCTACTTTGTATATCATGGACAGTGGTCCActaaaaccacaaaaaaaatatgtagataacataaatttatttaaactcaTATATACCTCTTCGTTTTCTTCATCGTTTAAATTTCTGGATACTGCACACCAACCGTGCGGATGTATCTGTAAAGAACTAATAACTTCCGCTTCGTTAGGAAAATCGTCAACGAATTCGATCCGGTTTCTTTTTCTCAAAGGGGAAAATAGATAATTGTAAACTGTACCGACAGGAAAACACTGATCGCTCA
The sequence above is drawn from the Diorhabda carinulata isolate Delta chromosome 6, icDioCari1.1, whole genome shotgun sequence genome and encodes:
- the LOC130895295 gene encoding DDB1- and CUL4-associated factor 10 homolog translates to MESNKNEPQRIGSNVECNVSFLDRIEKRSFGLRQYQLSLDDSIAFKLYSNFHNFDLGHKINTEKNLGGIFNLEFSLDGKLLVAACEGKQVITIDAASQKLINTIPDAHQNCVNCVRFLNDKHFATCSDDTSIKIWDIRKLKYCMKTLHGHSNWVKNIEWSEKDNVMVTSAFDGSIYAWNLKSPNESNMMYDKVFLMNGLMRMKLTEDGTKMVISTTNGFMIIIHDLNLLTLATDLRSFRPSLYRLMQMSDQCFPVGTVYNYLFSPLRKRNRIEFVDDFPNEAEVISSLQIHPHGWCAVSRNLNDEENEEWTTVHDIQSRDPKDYENAFTYVSEELPEGSEQDNETNNRPTDLWMGYISLEEYSNHNRDFSQVTQNIFENFQVPTMGILNTGLIGVNSSFNTYFRQHPEHSNKIVRNLPRMTHYIKEKNVGKGFIKELCFSSDGRVICSPFDRGIRMLAFNDNCSELSCCIPDNPQQLKTVIEMNDYHKDVVVSCKFSPLHHQLVSGCLNSEIKWYQPVI